A DNA window from Hydra vulgaris chromosome 13, alternate assembly HydraT2T_AEP contains the following coding sequences:
- the LOC100202204 gene encoding repetitive organellar protein produces MEDKDTQLNTFDASDTVSPSLLYSLVMAVFSAFCLMAVGIFFISNRRCCKKNKKDDPESVLLKQRLAVEQKKMAKYKFAMPSADHPQFNPIFQQENNEIAKEVKDSYKLFGNASTTFCTDKNKTIMIQNLNFSSNDPNNIPNNKVPYPNNIPKAKVPNNENCSKENLTEDVLIHDNFINNDNTKNITTGSNQHCQQKKLNRPKENDVNDLKNTSSRLKELFLNRWIERSERNDASKQSPVHSSNNLSYGEVDSILTSVSRMDPQRVQRLKESQFYRKILVPTDEYCEGDLSEDSIETTAIDEIIAEKLNKDHDHFNLTHDEIMQYITSKSKQEPHKDDTKCDKNQGCFIINNSIEKKSVDTENDRETIKTKIPVKKTIKESSLITKKKMDDKRQSRHSNDILYLQNIQRSRTGLESKAKLRALRYSEKHCESLFRVIKPTANGVLNESNLTQSENETALEKTDSNLSKSSNDLSELSKNKNSEITLETTYYSRPSTLKLKSRNTDLEITLDSMNNNETKSLKTYKSSNDNSCSSSSSSTTSWKELSEKQKAKKSCNCSEITDNTQITHESLTKASWLKSCNKETSRLELNESTLSELKINTTLSSVNSYSTSTNKFSRPKIIKTKRPKPPRSSKLSR; encoded by the exons ATGGAAGATAAAGATACGCAGTTGAATACATTCGATGCgt CTGACACAGTATCCCCATCGTTGCTTTACTCATTGGTCATGGCGGTATTTTCGGCATTTTGTTTAATGGCAGTCGGtatcttttttatatcaaatcgtagatgttgcaaaaaaaataaaaaagatgatcCAGAATCTGTTTTACTGAAACAGAGATTAGCCGTTGAACAAAAAAAGATGGCAAAATATAAGTTTGCAATGCCATCAGCAGATCATCCCCAATTTAATCCCATTTTTCAGCAAGAAAATAACGAGATTGCTAAAGAAGTTAAAGATTCCTACAAATTATTCGGAAACGCTTCAACAACATTTTGcacagataaaaataaaacaatcatgaTACAGAATTTGAATTTTAGTTCGAATGATCCAAACAATATTCCCAACAACAAGGTTCCTTATCCAAACAATATTCCTAAAGCCAAAGTTCCTAATAACGAAAATTGTTCCAAAGAAAACCTCACCGAAGATGTTTTAATTCacgataattttataaataatgataatacaaaaaacataacCACTGGTTCAAACCAACattgtcagcaaaaaaaattaaacagaccAAAGGAAAACGACGTAAACGACCTAAAAAATACATCATCTCGACTTAAAGAACTGTTTCTTAATCGTTGGATAGAGCGAAGTGAAAGAAATGATGCCAGCAAACAATCACCGGTGCATTCCTCCAATAATTTGTCATACGGTGAGGTAGATTCAATTTTAACATCTGTTTCTAGAATGGATCCACAACGTGTCCAAAGATTAAAAGAGTCtcaattttatagaaaaattctGGTTCCAACTGACGAATACTGTGAAGGTGACTTATCAGAGGACAGCATCGAAACAACCGCTATCGATGAAATAATTGCTGAGAAGTTGAACAAAGACCATGATCATTTTAACTTAACTCATGATGAAATAATGCAATATATTACTAGTAAAAGTAAACAAGAACCACATAAAGATGACACCAAGTGTGATAAAAATCAAggatgttttattattaataattcgATCGAAAAAAAAAGCGTCGACACTGAAAATGACCGCGAAACAATAAAGACTAAAATCccagtaaaaaaaactatcaaagaATCAAGTTTAATAACGAAAAAAAAGATGGACGACAAACGGCAATCTAGACATTCAAAcgatattttatatttgcaaaatatacAGAGATCAAGAACAGGTCTCGAGTCAAAAGCAAAACTTCGTGCGCTGAGATATTCTGAAAAACATTGCGAAAGCTTGTTCAGAGTGATAAAACCTACGGCGAACGGGGTGTTAAATGAGTCAAACTTAACACAAAGTGAAAATGAAACTGCTCTTGAAAAAACTGACAGTAACTTATCAAAATCAAGTAACGACCTATCCGAActaagcaaaaacaaaaacagcgaAATAACGTTAGAAACTACTTATTATTCGAGACCTAgcactttaaaattaaaaagtagaaatacTGATTTGGAGATTACACTTGACTCTATGAACAACAATGAAACGAAATCTTTAAAAACGTATAAATCTAGCAACGACAACTCTTGCAGTAGTTCTTCTTCATCTACTACATCATGGAAAGAGCtctcagaaaaacaaaaagcaaaaaaatcatGCAATTGTAGCGAAATAACTGATAACACGCAAATCACTCATGAAAGTTTAACAAAAGCATCATGGCTTAAAAGCTGCAATAAAGAAACTTCTCGCTTAGAACTAAACGAAAGCACTTTAAGCGaactgaaaataaatacaactttGAGTTCTGTGAATTCTTATTCAACTAGCACGAATAAATTTTCTCgtccaaaaattataaaaaccaaaagGCCAAAGCCCCCGAGAAGCTCAAAGCTTTCAAgatag